One window of the Crassaminicella thermophila genome contains the following:
- a CDS encoding lysylphosphatidylglycerol synthase transmembrane domain-containing protein has translation MDFYKIKKGLFISLIIGIIVFAGLSIYSDINDLINVFVAFKYHYIPLILLLAPLNYFFRYIKWTYYLNLINVKINKKDNLFIFLSGLCMTITPGKLGELLKSYLLKEKANVPISSTAPLVMGERLTDGISMLILASIGSLAYNYGRKILIFVLLGMLLFIIVVQSPKIMYSVLRFLNRIPFLRRFGPAIKNFYDNAYIILKLKPLLFAISIGVVSWFFEGLVIYLTGKALEANISLLASVFTVSFSSIVGAISMMPGGLFATEGSIMGLLLMMGLNKDMAVATTIITRFSTLWLGVCIGLFGLAKTSRSIEKRYKMR, from the coding sequence TTGGATTTTTATAAAATAAAGAAGGGGCTTTTTATATCTTTAATTATTGGAATTATAGTTTTTGCAGGTTTGTCGATTTATTCTGATATAAATGATTTGATAAATGTATTTGTAGCTTTTAAATATCACTATATTCCTTTAATACTCTTATTAGCTCCACTAAATTATTTTTTTCGCTATATAAAGTGGACTTATTATTTAAACTTAATCAATGTAAAAATAAATAAAAAGGATAATTTATTTATTTTTTTAAGCGGATTATGTATGACCATAACTCCAGGTAAGCTTGGAGAGCTTTTAAAGTCTTATTTATTAAAAGAAAAAGCAAATGTTCCTATAAGCAGCACAGCACCATTAGTTATGGGAGAAAGACTTACAGATGGAATAAGTATGCTAATTTTAGCTAGTATCGGTTCTTTGGCCTATAATTATGGAAGGAAAATATTAATCTTTGTTCTTTTAGGTATGCTTCTTTTTATAATTGTGGTACAATCTCCTAAAATCATGTATTCTGTATTACGTTTTTTAAACCGAATACCTTTTTTAAGAAGGTTTGGTCCTGCAATAAAAAACTTTTATGATAATGCTTATATAATCCTAAAGTTAAAACCTTTACTTTTTGCTATAAGCATTGGCGTAGTTTCATGGTTTTTTGAAGGTTTGGTCATATACCTTACAGGAAAAGCTTTAGAAGCTAATATATCATTATTAGCCTCTGTATTTACAGTTTCCTTTTCTTCTATTGTAGGGGCAATATCTATGATGCCTGGAGGACTTTTTGCTACAGAAGGAAGTATTATGGGACTGCTTTTAATGATGGGCCTTAACAAGGATATGGCCGTTGCAACAACAATTATAACAAGGTTTTCAACCCTTTGGCTGGGAGTTTGTATTGGATTATTTGGATTGGCTAAAACTAGTAGATCAATAGAAAAACGCTATAAAATGAGGTGA
- a CDS encoding decaprenyl-phosphate phosphoribosyltransferase, which translates to MEILFGLVKTMRPKQWTKNLLLFAAILFSNNLFNFYLLKLSIAGFMLFCMISGNVYILNDLVDKEKDKLHPKKCMRPIPSGEVSIGQAIVFLFISVLSSFYMSYKIGFLFFLVGLIYFLWVTLYSFVLKHVVILDVMSISIGFVLRAVAGAVLIGVRISPWLLLCTFLLSLFLALHKRKSEMELILSGNKTSRKILEEYTPELLNDMLHIVTSSTVMAYALYTFTASHSIYMMATIPFVIYGIFRYQYIIHKKGLGENPELVLLSDKPLIIDILLWAFCCTIILYFI; encoded by the coding sequence ATGGAGATACTATTTGGTCTTGTAAAAACTATGCGACCAAAGCAGTGGACAAAAAATTTACTACTGTTTGCCGCTATATTGTTTTCAAATAATCTGTTTAATTTTTATCTGCTCAAATTGAGCATTGCAGGATTTATGCTATTTTGTATGATTTCTGGAAATGTTTATATACTAAACGATCTTGTAGATAAGGAAAAGGATAAATTACATCCTAAGAAATGTATGCGACCTATCCCTTCTGGAGAAGTAAGTATAGGACAAGCTATTGTTTTTTTGTTTATCAGTGTTTTGTCTTCATTTTATATGTCGTATAAAATCGGTTTTTTATTCTTTTTAGTAGGTCTTATTTATTTTTTATGGGTTACCTTATATTCATTTGTACTTAAGCATGTTGTCATACTAGATGTGATGAGTATATCAATAGGTTTTGTTCTAAGGGCTGTTGCAGGAGCTGTACTTATAGGGGTTAGGATTTCTCCATGGCTATTATTATGTACGTTTTTATTATCTTTATTTTTGGCACTTCATAAAAGAAAAAGCGAGATGGAATTAATCCTTAGTGGAAATAAAACATCTCGAAAAATATTAGAAGAATATACTCCTGAGCTTTTAAATGATATGCTTCATATAGTAACATCATCAACAGTAATGGCTTATGCTTTATATACCTTTACAGCAAGTCACTCAATCTATATGATGGCAACTATTCCTTTTGTAATCTATGGAATCTTTAGATATCAGTATATTATCCATAAGAAAGGCCTTGGAGAAAATCCAGAATTGGTACTCTTAAGCGACAAGCCATTGATTATTGATATTCTTCTATGGGCATTTTGCTGCACCATTATACTTTATTTTATTTAA
- a CDS encoding ArnT family glycosyltransferase yields MSKRFKKYMEIAYVVGIFLVALYLRLWWINNVPTFPIFDFKTYQEIATNIFWGAGHTLNGEPVAFQGMGYPVALGTLYKIVGKPDEIIAKRFNVWLSMLTLICTYFILIKLTKRKFVIYTAYTIVALLPNYIAYTNVIGTEVFITFLFSVIILLQAYSFDNRVRYPLLGLFVGGAALTKPFFMAYPVIAASTLWLREKDLKRVIILFLSVMILMTGVIAPWTYRNYKKFGRFIPVSYNSGYVFYLNNNPYNANGAWMPIKDVYASETFRKKINEILQDGRRSEKVAHELEVIFKPKAKEWIKENPMEFLRLGFIRLKSTFFSGTWDIDAWAQNDQRPVEEKYKVWNKDQKITYLRHKNFVRAMRDILIYVLSSFGFIYITLNVVNIILGFFKKEVKLKNEIIIPTLNSAFFIAVYFVYEGQPRYNFPVLFLFAISTALCLDMIRKGVKAE; encoded by the coding sequence ATGAGTAAAAGATTTAAAAAGTATATGGAGATTGCCTATGTTGTAGGGATATTTTTAGTAGCCTTATACCTTCGGTTATGGTGGATTAACAATGTACCTACATTTCCTATATTTGATTTTAAAACATACCAAGAGATTGCTACTAATATTTTCTGGGGTGCAGGTCATACATTAAATGGAGAGCCTGTTGCATTTCAAGGGATGGGATATCCAGTTGCATTAGGGACTTTATATAAAATAGTTGGTAAGCCGGATGAAATTATTGCTAAACGCTTTAATGTATGGTTATCAATGCTTACATTGATTTGTACTTATTTTATATTAATAAAGCTTACAAAGCGTAAATTTGTTATTTATACAGCTTATACCATTGTGGCATTACTTCCTAATTATATTGCTTATACAAATGTAATTGGTACAGAAGTATTTATTACCTTTCTTTTTTCTGTTATTATCCTTTTGCAAGCATATTCATTTGACAATAGAGTAAGATATCCTTTATTAGGGTTATTTGTTGGTGGTGCGGCTCTTACAAAGCCATTTTTTATGGCGTATCCAGTCATAGCTGCTTCTACATTGTGGTTAAGGGAAAAGGACTTAAAAAGGGTGATAATACTGTTTTTAAGTGTTATGATTCTAATGACTGGGGTGATTGCTCCTTGGACTTATAGAAATTATAAAAAATTTGGTAGATTCATTCCTGTATCTTATAATTCTGGCTATGTATTTTATCTAAACAACAATCCTTATAATGCAAATGGTGCATGGATGCCTATAAAAGATGTTTATGCATCAGAAACTTTTAGAAAAAAAATAAATGAAATTTTACAGGACGGAAGAAGAAGTGAAAAAGTTGCCCATGAATTAGAAGTTATATTTAAGCCAAAAGCAAAGGAGTGGATTAAAGAAAATCCAATGGAATTTTTAAGGCTTGGCTTTATCAGATTAAAGAGTACTTTCTTTAGTGGGACATGGGATATTGATGCTTGGGCACAAAATGATCAAAGACCAGTCGAGGAAAAATATAAAGTGTGGAATAAAGATCAAAAGATTACTTATTTAAGACATAAAAACTTTGTCAGAGCTATGAGAGATATACTTATTTATGTGTTAAGTAGTTTTGGATTTATATATATTACTTTAAATGTAGTAAATATTATTTTAGGATTTTTTAAAAAGGAAGTTAAGCTTAAAAATGAAATAATTATTCCTACTTTAAATAGTGCATTCTTTATAGCTGTATATTTTGTATATGAAGGACAGCCTAGATATAATTTTCCTGTACTCTTTTTATTTGCGATCAGTACAGCACTTTGTTTAGATATGATTCGAAAAGGGGTAAAAGCAGAGTGA
- a CDS encoding CTP synthase has product MTKYIFVTGGVVSSLGKGITAASLGRLLKARGLKVTIQKFDPYINIDPGTMSPYQHGEVFVTEDGAETDLDLGHYERFIDINLGKYSNVTTGKIYWSVITKERKGEYLGGTVQVIPHITNEIKERILRAGNQTNADVVITEIGGTVGDIESQPFLEAIRQIKYDVGKENVMYIHLTLLPFLGKAGEVKTKPTQHSVRELREIGILPDAIVCRAEKPMTEEVKDKISLFCNVDRKNVIQNMDAETLYEVPLMLEKEGLAEIVCERLSLKCGAPDLTEWKTIVEKEKNLKHRVKIALVGKYVELHDAYLSVAEALKHAGIANDAKVEIDWIHSEDVTLENVEDYLKDVDGILVPGGFGDRGIEGKITAIKYARENKVPFLGICLGMQLAVIEFARNVVGLKGAHSSELDPETPYPVIDLMPDQKDVEDMGGTMRLGVYPCKIYEGTKAEKAYVEDLVYERHRHRYEFNNQFREELTNKGLVISGISPDERLVEIVEVPDHPWFVAGQFHPEFKSRPTKAHPLFRDFVKASLENHK; this is encoded by the coding sequence ATGACAAAATATATTTTCGTCACTGGTGGAGTTGTTTCATCTTTAGGAAAAGGAATCACCGCAGCATCTTTAGGTAGATTGTTAAAGGCAAGAGGATTAAAAGTAACTATTCAAAAATTTGACCCTTATATCAACATAGACCCAGGAACTATGAGTCCTTATCAGCATGGAGAAGTATTTGTAACAGAGGATGGTGCAGAAACAGACTTAGATTTAGGTCACTATGAAAGATTTATAGACATCAATCTTGGAAAATATAGTAATGTTACGACAGGAAAAATTTACTGGTCTGTTATTACGAAGGAAAGAAAAGGGGAGTACTTAGGGGGAACTGTACAGGTTATTCCTCATATTACGAATGAAATAAAAGAAAGAATATTAAGAGCAGGAAATCAAACAAATGCAGATGTTGTTATTACAGAAATAGGAGGAACTGTTGGGGATATTGAAAGCCAGCCATTCCTAGAAGCTATTAGACAAATAAAATATGATGTAGGCAAGGAAAATGTTATGTATATTCATCTAACCCTTCTTCCATTCCTAGGAAAAGCTGGAGAGGTAAAAACAAAGCCTACGCAGCATAGTGTAAGAGAGCTTAGAGAAATTGGAATATTGCCAGATGCGATTGTATGTAGAGCAGAAAAGCCAATGACAGAAGAAGTAAAGGATAAAATAAGCTTGTTTTGTAATGTGGATAGAAAAAATGTTATTCAAAATATGGATGCAGAAACTTTATACGAAGTACCCCTTATGCTAGAGAAGGAAGGATTAGCAGAAATTGTTTGTGAAAGACTTTCTTTAAAATGTGGTGCACCAGATTTAACAGAGTGGAAAACAATAGTTGAAAAAGAAAAGAATTTAAAACATAGGGTAAAAATTGCTTTAGTTGGAAAATATGTTGAATTGCATGATGCGTATCTTTCTGTAGCAGAGGCATTAAAGCATGCAGGAATTGCAAATGATGCGAAAGTTGAAATTGACTGGATTCATTCTGAAGATGTTACATTAGAGAATGTAGAGGATTATTTAAAAGATGTAGATGGTATATTAGTACCAGGCGGATTTGGTGATCGTGGTATAGAAGGAAAGATTACAGCTATTAAGTACGCAAGGGAAAATAAAGTACCTTTCTTAGGAATATGCTTAGGTATGCAGCTAGCAGTTATAGAGTTTGCAAGAAACGTTGTAGGGTTAAAGGGTGCACACAGTTCAGAATTAGATCCTGAAACACCATATCCTGTTATTGATCTTATGCCAGATCAAAAAGATGTGGAAGATATGGGAGGAACTATGAGACTAGGGGTTTACCCATGTAAGATATATGAGGGAACAAAAGCAGAAAAAGCTTATGTAGAAGATTTAGTTTATGAAAGACATAGACATAGATATGAGTTTAATAATCAATTTAGAGAGGAATTAACAAATAAAGGGCTTGTCATTAGTGGTATTTCACCAGATGAAAGATTGGTTGAAATTGTAGAGGTGCCAGATCACCCATGGTTTGTAGCAGGACAATTCCATCCAGAGTTTAAATCAAGACCTACAAAGGCACATCCTTTATTTAGGGATTTTGTAAAAGCATCACTTGAAAATCATAAATAA
- a CDS encoding copper amine oxidase N-terminal domain-containing protein, translated as MKRKLSLLLVLALMISLVPMSAFAGSDNSLTKVITVKEDADLGADAPVLKIENDGGDWAAKEVIELTLDNAEWKDTITATVEGTGSVAVERKSDTKAVLTVTNAAKGTVVKVTLDVDFVDNGAAKVEVTSKSGAVTEGTYTFAKVTDGNTLVTIEDTITFADKADMENIEIEETVVGTVYESGLKYIKLTLDKDFEFDYDAIQVTGDLINGTLDKSAVTEVNDYTIKIDVEDALKNVSYLGDITISGLKVNPTRDADEGTVYVKVSSNVSEIETTKLEVGKYAEYDVEVKADGDALEIFSGRYESAKDEAHELQKLIIEENVAGSLVDGRTVYVEFPEWVKIRAYDSTGDAITDVEIDENVFEFEITKATDKKVELTFYVSVEAGKSGDIEAKVESRGLEKDYEVVLGKAIAPVEVKVDTAKLKAGVRNQEIGTITITETDAEAIQEGKIVVELDKDLEFDGEPTVEVTKGDLEIDDVDVLDNGYTLEIEVDNTSDEASTIVIKDAKVKVDRSIAEGAILAEVKGDALYQNDGDADDQFDNDYYAEIEVANVITPADDDTKAAAPAKFVIGKAEYQVGDEVRTADVAPYITDGRTMLSLRYVAEAVGVSDENIMWDGTTRTVTIFKGDRIAQVQIGSNKLFVNGAVVPMDTVAVIKDGRTMLPVRFVAQALGAEVEWDGATRTVTIK; from the coding sequence ATGAAGAGAAAACTTTCTCTATTATTGGTACTAGCATTAATGATTTCATTAGTACCAATGAGTGCTTTTGCTGGATCTGATAACAGTCTAACAAAAGTAATCACAGTAAAAGAAGACGCAGATTTAGGAGCTGATGCACCAGTATTAAAAATCGAAAATGATGGTGGAGACTGGGCAGCTAAAGAAGTAATTGAATTAACATTAGACAATGCTGAGTGGAAAGACACTATAACAGCTACTGTTGAAGGAACTGGTTCTGTAGCAGTAGAAAGAAAATCAGATACAAAAGCTGTATTAACAGTAACAAATGCAGCAAAAGGTACTGTTGTTAAAGTTACATTAGATGTAGACTTTGTAGACAACGGAGCGGCTAAAGTAGAAGTTACATCTAAGTCTGGAGCAGTAACTGAAGGTACTTATACATTTGCAAAGGTTACAGATGGAAATACTTTAGTAACAATCGAAGATACAATCACATTTGCAGATAAAGCAGATATGGAAAACATTGAAATCGAAGAAACTGTTGTAGGAACAGTATACGAAAGTGGATTAAAGTACATCAAATTAACATTAGACAAAGATTTTGAATTTGATTACGATGCAATCCAAGTAACTGGAGATTTAATCAACGGTACTTTAGATAAGAGTGCTGTAACAGAAGTAAATGACTACACAATCAAAATTGATGTAGAAGATGCTCTTAAGAACGTATCTTACTTAGGAGATATCACAATCAGTGGATTAAAAGTAAACCCTACAAGAGATGCAGATGAAGGAACAGTATATGTAAAAGTTTCTTCTAATGTAAGCGAAATCGAAACAACAAAATTAGAAGTAGGAAAATATGCAGAGTATGATGTTGAAGTAAAAGCTGATGGAGATGCTTTAGAAATCTTCTCAGGCAGATATGAAAGTGCAAAAGATGAAGCACATGAATTACAAAAGTTAATCATTGAAGAAAATGTAGCTGGCTCTTTAGTAGATGGAAGAACAGTATACGTTGAATTCCCAGAATGGGTAAAAATCAGAGCTTATGATTCAACAGGAGATGCAATCACAGATGTAGAAATCGATGAAAATGTATTTGAATTCGAAATCACAAAAGCTACAGATAAAAAAGTAGAATTAACATTCTATGTATCTGTAGAAGCAGGAAAATCTGGAGATATCGAAGCAAAAGTTGAATCTAGAGGATTAGAAAAAGACTATGAAGTAGTATTAGGAAAAGCAATTGCTCCAGTAGAAGTAAAAGTTGACACTGCAAAATTAAAAGCAGGTGTAAGAAATCAAGAAATCGGTACAATTACAATTACTGAAACAGATGCTGAAGCAATCCAAGAAGGAAAAATAGTAGTAGAATTAGACAAAGATTTAGAGTTTGATGGAGAACCTACAGTAGAAGTAACAAAAGGTGACTTAGAAATTGATGATGTTGATGTATTAGACAATGGATATACATTAGAAATAGAAGTAGATAATACAAGTGATGAAGCATCTACAATCGTAATCAAAGATGCTAAAGTAAAAGTAGACAGATCAATCGCTGAAGGTGCAATCCTTGCAGAAGTAAAAGGAGATGCATTATATCAAAATGATGGAGACGCAGATGATCAATTCGATAATGACTACTATGCAGAAATCGAAGTAGCAAACGTAATTACTCCAGCAGATGACGATACAAAAGCTGCTGCTCCAGCAAAATTCGTAATCGGTAAAGCTGAGTACCAAGTTGGAGATGAAGTAAGAACTGCTGATGTTGCACCATACATTACAGATGGAAGAACAATGTTATCATTAAGATACGTTGCAGAAGCTGTTGGTGTATCTGATGAAAACATTATGTGGGATGGAACTACTAGAACAGTTACTATCTTCAAAGGAGATAGAATTGCTCAAGTACAAATCGGATCTAACAAATTATTCGTAAACGGTGCAGTTGTTCCTATGGACACTGTAGCAGTAATCAAAGATGGAAGAACAATGTTACCAGTAAGATTCGTTGCACAAGCACTAGGTGCAGAAGTTGAGTGGGACGGAGCTACTAGAACAGTAACAATCAAGTAA
- a CDS encoding S-layer homology domain-containing protein has product MKKFIVNLLIISLLLIPTSAWATPPGFSGGVNNEYEYEEVVFLTGEPIKFHGTMTVSEREKENEKTTSYTFKLTPEDRSIDAKLDRKITFVTTYTKRNDKGQTIGQTVIDKYRETLKIGKDKYELEDYQLSQSDLIDNRPASDFYSGNLKARKYYKINKDEGEVIVDITGGDVGYENFWGSTETLLLDYRITSSIEKDDESSKSWNGTVKVRVSDSKTKTLRYSDNKANFSSFYGGHVRVTNREMVTSYDYNLPKIEDNEINDRRRKIGSIQFMKQMVPKVERLIIPKFKDIGGHWAEEYIKKLYSLDVFDENSTFFSPDIPFTRVEFIKGVMKACNMRTSLEEEKKTSRRRRNKPKEVSPFKDVKVEDKNYKYIKDAIEKRIISGVSEDLFAPNKPLTKAQAVTILIKALGFDYKAPAPGFYTTFTDDREIPNWAKDSIYIAREINLIQPDDYNRINPNKLITRAEASELLVRFLEFLQKDLQRDYREDIINFN; this is encoded by the coding sequence TTGAAAAAGTTTATAGTAAATTTGCTTATTATCAGCTTACTACTTATTCCCACTAGTGCTTGGGCTACACCTCCTGGATTTTCTGGTGGAGTAAACAATGAGTATGAATATGAAGAAGTGGTTTTCTTAACAGGAGAACCAATAAAGTTTCATGGGACAATGACCGTATCAGAAAGGGAAAAAGAGAATGAAAAGACAACTTCTTATACCTTTAAATTAACACCAGAGGATAGGTCAATAGATGCAAAGTTAGATAGAAAGATTACATTTGTAACTACATATACAAAACGAAATGACAAAGGGCAAACCATAGGACAAACAGTAATAGATAAATATAGAGAAACTTTAAAAATAGGAAAAGATAAATATGAATTAGAAGATTATCAGCTTTCTCAGTCTGATCTTATTGATAATCGTCCTGCTTCTGATTTTTACTCAGGTAATTTAAAAGCAAGAAAATATTACAAAATCAATAAAGACGAAGGAGAAGTAATCGTAGATATTACAGGTGGAGATGTTGGATATGAAAACTTTTGGGGTAGTACCGAAACACTGCTGCTAGATTATAGGATTACTTCTAGTATAGAAAAGGATGATGAATCTTCAAAGTCTTGGAATGGAACGGTAAAGGTAAGAGTTTCAGACAGTAAGACAAAGACATTAAGGTATTCTGACAATAAAGCAAATTTTTCTAGCTTTTATGGAGGTCATGTAAGGGTTACAAATCGTGAAATGGTAACGAGCTATGACTATAACCTACCAAAAATTGAGGATAATGAAATCAATGACAGGAGAAGAAAGATAGGAAGTATACAGTTTATGAAACAGATGGTTCCAAAGGTTGAAAGGCTTATTATTCCAAAATTTAAGGATATAGGGGGCCATTGGGCAGAGGAGTATATTAAAAAATTATATTCTTTAGATGTATTTGATGAAAATTCAACATTTTTTTCACCAGATATTCCTTTTACGAGAGTAGAATTTATAAAAGGAGTTATGAAAGCATGTAATATGAGAACTTCATTAGAAGAAGAAAAGAAAACAAGCCGAAGAAGAAGAAATAAACCAAAAGAAGTATCTCCTTTTAAGGATGTAAAGGTTGAGGATAAGAATTACAAATATATAAAAGATGCAATAGAAAAAAGAATTATATCAGGGGTTTCTGAAGATTTATTTGCTCCAAATAAACCTCTAACAAAGGCTCAAGCAGTTACTATATTAATAAAAGCTTTAGGCTTTGATTACAAAGCACCAGCTCCAGGCTTTTACACTACATTTACAGATGACAGAGAGATTCCTAACTGGGCAAAGGATAGTATCTATATAGCAAGAGAAATCAATTTAATACAGCCAGATGACTATAATCGAATCAATCCAAACAAACTTATTACAAGAGCAGAAGCATCAGAGCTTTTGGTAAGGTTTTTAGAGTTTTTACAAAAGGATTTACAAAGGGATTATAGGGAAGATATTATAAATTTTAATTAA
- a CDS encoding ABC1 kinase family protein gives MKLKRKYKLLKFLFNIMKENTNNKEKLFEILASMKGIPQKYGQFLYLKDQRKYKAFEKLLDEGTPHISSRLYEKALKLTNHEINLYKNPIASASIGQVYAGTLKDTEVIVKIQYPKVKEELEHDWKFLKRMINLLFGFFRFPEESKHFLVDYLNEFEKTVEKETNYSTEMDNALTFQNIFKAYPFIKIPKVYDKYTKENLLVEEKCLGIPLNEFLKNASEEDKRVVLEHILFFYFHSFFNHQVLHGDPHSGNFFVKKENQNIILEVIDYGCVKYFEKSFVDNFKTLIFRLRNEDYKELYANLIQLGFKKDDIAAYGNAFIPILNILFEPFLVDEAFDFKYWKLTYKLNTLMGSKVFEKTISLPKDLLLVFRVFHGFISHVYTLNDPSFNVYKFV, from the coding sequence ATGAAGTTAAAAAGAAAGTATAAGCTACTAAAATTCCTTTTTAATATAATGAAGGAAAACACAAATAATAAAGAAAAGTTGTTTGAAATATTAGCGAGTATGAAGGGGATTCCTCAAAAATATGGTCAGTTTTTGTATTTGAAGGATCAAAGAAAATATAAAGCTTTTGAAAAGCTGTTAGATGAAGGAACGCCTCACATAAGCTCTAGACTTTATGAAAAAGCTTTAAAGCTTACAAATCATGAAATCAATCTTTATAAAAATCCTATTGCTTCTGCTTCTATTGGACAAGTTTATGCAGGAACATTAAAAGATACAGAAGTTATTGTAAAGATTCAATACCCAAAAGTAAAAGAAGAGCTTGAACATGATTGGAAATTTTTAAAAAGAATGATTAACCTTTTATTTGGTTTTTTTCGCTTTCCTGAGGAAAGCAAACATTTTCTTGTGGATTATTTGAATGAATTTGAAAAAACTGTGGAAAAAGAAACGAATTATTCCACAGAGATGGATAACGCATTAACATTTCAGAATATATTTAAAGCATATCCATTTATTAAGATTCCAAAGGTTTATGATAAATATACAAAAGAAAACCTATTAGTAGAAGAAAAATGCTTAGGTATTCCTTTAAATGAATTTCTTAAAAATGCATCAGAAGAAGATAAAAGAGTGGTACTTGAGCATATATTATTTTTCTACTTTCATTCATTTTTTAATCATCAAGTTCTTCATGGAGATCCACATAGTGGAAATTTCTTTGTAAAAAAAGAAAATCAAAATATTATACTAGAAGTAATCGATTATGGATGTGTTAAATACTTTGAAAAAAGTTTTGTTGATAATTTCAAAACACTAATTTTTCGTCTAAGAAATGAAGATTATAAAGAACTTTATGCAAATTTAATACAATTAGGCTTTAAAAAAGATGACATAGCTGCTTATGGAAATGCTTTCATTCCAATCCTAAATATTTTGTTTGAACCTTTTCTTGTAGATGAAGCTTTTGATTTTAAATACTGGAAACTCACTTATAAACTAAATACTTTAATGGGGTCTAAAGTTTTTGAAAAAACTATCTCACTACCAAAGGATTTATTGCTTGTATTTAGAGTTTTTCACGGCTTCATTTCTCATGTATATACATTAAATGATCCATCTTTTAATGTGTATAAATTTGTATGA
- a CDS encoding DUF362 domain-containing protein, with translation MMKKKAKVVVLKTKPETVLEDYIKLMEMAEFQKYLPKNKTTILKDNISWHFPYLSANTTPWQLEGVIQGLRKHGYKDVSCVQNNTVVTDPFKGEKLNKYVPILKKYDIPTLFNFRESDMKWITYKPKAEMLALDQIFKKGIKIPDYFFDKNILHLPTMKCHIYTTTTGAMKNAFGGLLSSKRHYTHSVIHETLVDLLAIQKEIHSGIFAVMDGTVAGNGPGPRTMLPIEKDYILASDDQVAIDAVAAKMMGFDPYNELKYVKLAHDRGLGIGKIEEIEIIGEDISKENWKFKVGDNFASKVGDFIWFGPLRRIQDLFFKTPLVNLFVFGSFFYHDYIWWPDKGKRRMAKLRKESKWAELFDQYEE, from the coding sequence ATGATGAAGAAAAAAGCAAAGGTAGTAGTTTTAAAAACAAAACCTGAAACTGTTTTAGAAGATTATATAAAGTTGATGGAAATGGCAGAATTTCAAAAGTATCTACCAAAGAATAAAACAACAATTTTAAAAGATAATATCTCTTGGCATTTCCCATATTTGAGTGCTAATACAACCCCTTGGCAGCTAGAAGGGGTTATTCAAGGTCTTAGAAAGCACGGCTACAAAGATGTAAGCTGCGTTCAAAATAATACTGTTGTAACAGATCCTTTTAAAGGAGAAAAGTTAAATAAGTATGTGCCAATACTTAAAAAGTATGATATACCTACTTTATTTAACTTTAGAGAAAGTGACATGAAGTGGATAACATATAAACCAAAGGCTGAAATGTTAGCACTAGATCAAATATTTAAAAAGGGTATAAAAATTCCTGATTACTTCTTTGATAAAAATATTTTACATCTCCCTACTATGAAATGCCATATATATACAACTACAACAGGAGCTATGAAAAATGCTTTTGGAGGACTATTAAGCTCTAAAAGGCACTATACTCACAGCGTAATTCATGAAACATTGGTCGATTTATTAGCAATCCAAAAGGAAATTCACAGTGGAATATTTGCTGTTATGGATGGTACTGTTGCTGGAAATGGACCAGGCCCTAGGACTATGCTTCCTATTGAAAAGGATTATATACTAGCAAGTGATGACCAAGTAGCAATTGATGCAGTAGCAGCAAAAATGATGGGCTTTGATCCATATAATGAATTAAAATATGTAAAGCTTGCCCACGATAGAGGGCTTGGAATCGGAAAGATTGAAGAAATCGAAATCATTGGTGAAGATATCTCAAAGGAAAACTGGAAGTTTAAAGTAGGGGATAATTTTGCTTCAAAGGTAGGCGACTTTATTTGGTTTGGTCCTTTAAGAAGAATTCAGGATCTTTTCTTTAAAACTCCTTTGGTAAATTTATTTGTATTTGGTTCATTCTTCTATCATGACTACATTTGGTGGCCTGATAAAGGAAAAAGACGTATGGCAAAGCTAAGAAAAGAGAGTAAGTGGGCTGAGCTTTTTGATCAGTATGAAGAGTAA